In one Nicotiana tomentosiformis chromosome 6, ASM39032v3, whole genome shotgun sequence genomic region, the following are encoded:
- the LOC104085902 gene encoding uncharacterized protein isoform X2: MAAENEERVLRKRKRKIDGGTHRKLGIDQKVEVRSVDDGFWGSWHVGAVIGCDDLVRQVKYDHLLSDDGSGNLVEFVTVSPMVDGVTPADQKPVHYRGLIRPLPPPCEFSRWHLHYGQCVDLFYQDAWWEGVIFDHEDCAVERKIYFPDMGDEMKAQVDKLRITQDWDEVTEEWEPRGSWMFLDVIDEIEHLHPLLVSVKQIWYEVQLKKDYENLKEWTSSLRGIWRNLVKEVVHDNTKLAIKQFFSELNSSQDFVERGRLLEVSEVTLEAKLNLETYFDNSNAPVTEATCKLDTAGMRPMDPNVSHLQPVVKQFVSKGFAPSKKDVQLCVNDVCRSVPLSQKEELSVSSHSFSVLPPPNDDFAGILSSTKGEPLTCTNFKRRRGRPTTKKKRFEGQPPADEPDFCPDAIAKYMPSMSSIKKFKKHLLFLGWKFELVMDYGIIRKRYIAPNGKICQSLGQVCQVLEESKSCELVPPVEQRNLYGSPDKSPCAARPPTRSEVPELPSPSEETTIVPEICPQAVIDYCSPKSLDSAAYWKSYKHGVRIGDTSLKAKKHLAAIGWKIFFAGKKDRKLRYCSPEGKLFASLRKACRWCAQKWEAESHLPEKMSSPSTAMEFKSNSSPAKNSCEKLPVGTSPISLLREPLQNGKVKFCRMTKPRKKRKHDDEKDIHISGLPVSKGKKSWPSLKKGNGIGPHPSACVMRSIKRTRQAAPSSSSHKTSRTVLSWLIDNNVVLPRTKVLYCAKKYGNPIADGQITREGIKCNCCQNIYGLRNFETHAGSSCHRPSANIFLEDGRSLLECQLQMKRKQSLKNTRKEPRAVKKGSRFSTNDYICSVCHYGGELILCDECPSSFHPDCLGMKEVPDGDWFCPSCCCKVCGDSGFDTNRNHFTDNNVLICCQCEHKYHVRCVKGPGKLDNYPEGNWFCNKSCELIFLGMHHLLGKPVIVGDDNLTWTLLKYIEPDDSVSDNVDYESSVENYSRLSVALDVMHECFEPVKEPHTRRDIVEDVIFSRWSELNRLNFQGFYTVLLERNDELITVATVRVYGEKVAEIPLVATQFQHRRLGMCRILMNELEKKLMELGVERLVLPAVPAVLDTWTASFGFSVMKESERVNFLDYTFLDFQGTIMCQKILQKNHSVVSSVLTEAQQTHSDNTNNKDNVDLDDNTAVSEVFQAKQVEGCATVDQGSMETSKSTGAIVVAVC; the protein is encoded by the exons ATGGCGGCAGAAAATGAAGAACGAGTCTTGAGGAAAAGAAAGCGCAAAATAGATGGAGGAACTCATCGGAAACTGGGTATTGATCAAAAAGTTGAG GTGAGGAGTGTTGATGATGGGTTTTGGGGTTCGTGGCACGTGGGTGCTGTGATTGGTTGTGATGATTTGGTTCGTCAAGTTAAATATGATCACCTTCTGTCAGATGATGGTTCTGGCAACTTGGTTGAATTTGTGACTGTTTCTCCTATGGTTGATGGGGTAACTCCCGCTGATCAAAAGCCAGTCCATTATCGTGGTCTAATTAGACCTTTGCCACCTCCATGTGAATTTAGCAGATGGCATTTACATTATGGACAGTGTGTAGATTTGTTTTATCAAGATGCCTGGTGGGAAGGTGTGATATTTGACCATGAAGACTGTGCTGTGGAACGGAAAATTTACTTTCCAGATATGGGTGATGAAATGAAGGCTCAAGTGGACAAACTGCGTATAACTCAAGACTGGGATGAGGTTACAGAAGAATGGGAGCCTCGTGGTTCTTGGATGTTTCTTGATGTGATTGATGAGATTGAGCATCTACACCCCCTTTTAGTCTCAGTCAAACAAATTTGGTATGAAGTGCAGCTGAAAAAGGATTATGAGAATCTTAAGGAGTGGACTTCATCTTTGAGAGGTATTTGGAGGAATTTGGTGAAGGAAGTTGTGCATGATAATACCAAGTTAGCTATCAAGCAATTTTTTTCTGAACTGAACTCCTCACAGGACTTTGTAGAGAGAGGTCGATTGCTGGAAGTTTCAGAAGTTACCCTTGAGGCTAAACTGAACCTTGAAACATATTTTGATAACTCGAATGCACCTGTTACTGAAGCCACTTGCAAATTAGATACTGCAGGCATGCGGCCGATGGATCCGAATGTTTCCCATCTTCAACCTGTTGTTAAGCAGTTTGTTTCAAAGGGTTTTGCGCCTAGCAAAAAGGATGTTCAATTGTGTGTTAATGATGTTTGTAGGTCAGTTCCTCTTAGCCAAAAAGAAGAACTGTCTGTATCATCTCATTCTTTCTCTGTTTTACCTCCGCCTAATGATGACTTTGCTGGTATTTTGTCCAGTACCAAAGGTGAACCACTGACTTGCACGAATTTTAAGCGTCGCAGGGGGAGACCTACTACAAAAAAGAAGAGATTCGAGGGGCAACCCCCGGCAGATGAACCTGACTTTTGCCCTGATGCAATTGCAAAGTATATGCCATCTATGTCCTCGATAAAAAAATTTAAGAAGCATCTCTTGTTTTTGGGCTGGAAATTTGAACTCGTAATGGATTACGGAATCATTAGGAAACGTTACATTGCTCCTAATGGAAAGATATGCCAGTCACTTGGTCAAGTTTGCCAGGTGTTGGAAGAGTCAAAATCTTGTGAGCTGGTTCCCCCAGTTGAACAAAGAAATTTATATGGATCACCTGATAAGTCTCCTTGCGCGGCAAGACCACCAACACGCAGTGAGGTGCCTGAATTGCCATCTCCTTCTGAAGAAACAACTATTGTTCCTGAAATCTGCCCTCAAGCTGTAATTGACTATTGTTCTCCGAAATCTCTAGACAGTGCTGCCTATTGGAAGTCCTATAAACATGGGGTGAGGATAGGGGATACATCCCTGAAAGCTAAGAAACACCTAGCTGCAATTGGATGGAAAATCTTTTTTGCTGGGAAGAAAGACAGAAAATTGCGATACTGTTCTCCTGAAGGAAAACTATTTGCCTCTCTTCGAAAAGCTTGCAGATGGTGCGCACAGAAGTGGGAAGCTGAAAGCCACTTACCAGAAAAAATGTCTTCTCCATCAACTGCTATGGAGTTCAAGAGTAACTCTTCACCTGCGAAAAACTCATGTGAGAAGTTACCAGTTGGGACATCTCCTATCTCATTGTTAAGGGAACCCCTTCAAAATGGTAAAGTCAAATTTTGTCGCATGACCAAACCAAGAAAGAAGAGAAAGCATGATGATGAAAAAGATATCCACATAAGTGGCTTGCCTGTATCAAAAGGAAAAAAATCTTGGCCTTCACTCAAAAAAGGAAATGGTATAGGACCTCATCCTTCGGCCTGTGTGATGCGATCAATCAAAAGAACTCGGCAGGCGGCTCCTTCTTCTTCCTCTCATAAAACATCTCGAACAGTTTTATCCTGGTTGATAGACAATAATGTGGTTCTGCCACGTACTAAGGTACTATATTGTGCAAAGAAGTATGGTAATCCAATAGCAGACGGGCAGATAACTCGTGAAGGAATCAAATGCAATTGCTGCCAAAACATTTATGGTCTTCGTAACTTTGAAACTCATGCTGGAAGCAGTTGTCACAGACCTTCAGCAAATATATTCTTAGAGGATGGAAGGTCTCTTCTTGAGTGCCAACTGCAGATGAAACGCAAACAGAGTTTAAAAAACACCAGGAAAGAACCACGTGCTGTGAAGAAGGGTAGCCGTTTTAGCACGAATGACTATATATGTTCCGTGTGTCATTATGGTGGTGAATTAATTCTATGTGATGAATGCCCTTCTTCATTTCATCCTGATTGTCTTGGAATGAAG GAGGTTCCAGATGGTGACTGGTTTTGCCCATCATGCTGTTGTAAAGTGTGTGGTGATAGTGGATTTGATACAAACAGAAACCACTTTACAGATAACAATGTTCTAATTTGTTGTCAGTGCGAGCATAAGT ATCATGTTCGGTGCGTTAAGGGTCCTGGAAAGCTGGATAATTATCCTGAAGGAAATTGGTTTTGCAACAAGAGCTGTGAGCTG ATATTTTTGGGTATGCATCATCTTTTGGGAAAGCCAGTTATAGTGGGGGATGACAACCTAACTTGGACACTGTTGAAGTATATAGAACCTGATGATTCTGTTTCTGATAACGTGGATTATGAGTCCAGCGTGGAGAATTATAGCAGACTTAGTGTTGCTTTGGATGTGATGCATGAATGTTTTGAACCTGTCAAAGAACCTCACACTAGGAGAGATATTGTAGAAGATGTTATCTTTAGTAGATG GTCAGAGCTAAACCGCTTAAATTTTCAAGGTTTTTACACTGTCCTTTTAGAAAGAAATGACGAACTGATTACAGTAGCGACTGTAAG GGTTTATGGAGAAAAGGTGGCAGAGATCCCTCTTGTTGCAACACAATTTCAGCATCGCCGACTTGGAATGTGTCGCATTTTAATGAATGAGCTCGAAAAG AAACTCATGGAATTAGGAGTTGAGAGGCTAGTTTTGCCAGCAGTTCCTGCTGTCCTAGACACGTGGACCGCTTCATTTGGTTTCTCAGTGATGAAAGAATCAGAGAGAGTAAACTTCTTGGATTACACTTTCCTTGATTTCCAGGGTACCATAATGTGTCAGAAGATCCTTCAAAAGAACCATTCTGTGGTGTCGAGTGTATTAACAG AAGCCCAGCAAACTCATTCTGACAATACAAACAACAAAGACAATGTTGACTTGGATGACAATACTGCTGTTTCAGAGGTATTCCAAGCGAAGCAAGTTGAGGGTTGTGCAACAGTGGACCAAGGATCTATGGA AACATCAAAATCAACGGGAGCGATAGTTGTTGCTGTCTGTTGA
- the LOC104085902 gene encoding uncharacterized protein isoform X1: MAAENEERVLRKRKRKIDGGTHRKLGIDQKVEVRSVDDGFWGSWHVGAVIGCDDLVRQVKYDHLLSDDGSGNLVEFVTVSPMVDGVTPADQKPVHYRGLIRPLPPPCEFSRWHLHYGQCVDLFYQDAWWEGVIFDHEDCAVERKIYFPDMGDEMKAQVDKLRITQDWDEVTEEWEPRGSWMFLDVIDEIEHLHPLLVSVKQIWYEVQLKKDYENLKEWTSSLRGIWRNLVKEVVHDNTKLAIKQFFSELNSSQDFVERGRLLEVSEVTLEAKLNLETYFDNSNAPVTEATCKLDTAGMRPMDPNVSHLQPVVKQFVSKGFAPSKKDVQLCVNDVCRSVPLSQKEELSVSSHSFSVLPPPNDDFAGILSSTKGEPLTCTNFKRRRGRPTTKKKRFEGQPPADEPDFCPDAIAKYMPSMSSIKKFKKHLLFLGWKFELVMDYGIIRKRYIAPNGKICQSLGQVCQVLEESKSCELVPPVEQRNLYGSPDKSPCAARPPTRSEVPELPSPSEETTIVPEICPQAVIDYCSPKSLDSAAYWKSYKHGVRIGDTSLKAKKHLAAIGWKIFFAGKKDRKLRYCSPEGKLFASLRKACRWCAQKWEAESHLPEKMSSPSTAMEFKSNSSPAKNSCEKLPVGTSPISLLREPLQNGKVKFCRMTKPRKKRKHDDEKDIHISGLPVSKGKKSWPSLKKGNGIGPHPSACVMRSIKRTRQAAPSSSSHKTSRTVLSWLIDNNVVLPRTKVLYCAKKYGNPIADGQITREGIKCNCCQNIYGLRNFETHAGSSCHRPSANIFLEDGRSLLECQLQMKRKQSLKNTRKEPRAVKKGSRFSTNDYICSVCHYGGELILCDECPSSFHPDCLGMKEVPDGDWFCPSCCCKVCGDSGFDTNRNHFTDNNVLICCQCEHKYHVRCVKGPGKLDNYPEGNWFCNKSCELIFLGMHHLLGKPVIVGDDNLTWTLLKYIEPDDSVSDNVDYESSVENYSRLSVALDVMHECFEPVKEPHTRRDIVEDVIFSRWSELNRLNFQGFYTVLLERNDELITVATVRVYGEKVAEIPLVATQFQHRRLGMCRILMNELEKKLMELGVERLVLPAVPAVLDTWTASFGFSVMKESERVNFLDYTFLDFQGTIMCQKILQKNHSVVSSVLTEAQQTHSDNTNNKDNVDLDDNTAVSEVFQAKQVEGCATVDQGSMEYVSSKSTGAIVVAVC; the protein is encoded by the exons ATGGCGGCAGAAAATGAAGAACGAGTCTTGAGGAAAAGAAAGCGCAAAATAGATGGAGGAACTCATCGGAAACTGGGTATTGATCAAAAAGTTGAG GTGAGGAGTGTTGATGATGGGTTTTGGGGTTCGTGGCACGTGGGTGCTGTGATTGGTTGTGATGATTTGGTTCGTCAAGTTAAATATGATCACCTTCTGTCAGATGATGGTTCTGGCAACTTGGTTGAATTTGTGACTGTTTCTCCTATGGTTGATGGGGTAACTCCCGCTGATCAAAAGCCAGTCCATTATCGTGGTCTAATTAGACCTTTGCCACCTCCATGTGAATTTAGCAGATGGCATTTACATTATGGACAGTGTGTAGATTTGTTTTATCAAGATGCCTGGTGGGAAGGTGTGATATTTGACCATGAAGACTGTGCTGTGGAACGGAAAATTTACTTTCCAGATATGGGTGATGAAATGAAGGCTCAAGTGGACAAACTGCGTATAACTCAAGACTGGGATGAGGTTACAGAAGAATGGGAGCCTCGTGGTTCTTGGATGTTTCTTGATGTGATTGATGAGATTGAGCATCTACACCCCCTTTTAGTCTCAGTCAAACAAATTTGGTATGAAGTGCAGCTGAAAAAGGATTATGAGAATCTTAAGGAGTGGACTTCATCTTTGAGAGGTATTTGGAGGAATTTGGTGAAGGAAGTTGTGCATGATAATACCAAGTTAGCTATCAAGCAATTTTTTTCTGAACTGAACTCCTCACAGGACTTTGTAGAGAGAGGTCGATTGCTGGAAGTTTCAGAAGTTACCCTTGAGGCTAAACTGAACCTTGAAACATATTTTGATAACTCGAATGCACCTGTTACTGAAGCCACTTGCAAATTAGATACTGCAGGCATGCGGCCGATGGATCCGAATGTTTCCCATCTTCAACCTGTTGTTAAGCAGTTTGTTTCAAAGGGTTTTGCGCCTAGCAAAAAGGATGTTCAATTGTGTGTTAATGATGTTTGTAGGTCAGTTCCTCTTAGCCAAAAAGAAGAACTGTCTGTATCATCTCATTCTTTCTCTGTTTTACCTCCGCCTAATGATGACTTTGCTGGTATTTTGTCCAGTACCAAAGGTGAACCACTGACTTGCACGAATTTTAAGCGTCGCAGGGGGAGACCTACTACAAAAAAGAAGAGATTCGAGGGGCAACCCCCGGCAGATGAACCTGACTTTTGCCCTGATGCAATTGCAAAGTATATGCCATCTATGTCCTCGATAAAAAAATTTAAGAAGCATCTCTTGTTTTTGGGCTGGAAATTTGAACTCGTAATGGATTACGGAATCATTAGGAAACGTTACATTGCTCCTAATGGAAAGATATGCCAGTCACTTGGTCAAGTTTGCCAGGTGTTGGAAGAGTCAAAATCTTGTGAGCTGGTTCCCCCAGTTGAACAAAGAAATTTATATGGATCACCTGATAAGTCTCCTTGCGCGGCAAGACCACCAACACGCAGTGAGGTGCCTGAATTGCCATCTCCTTCTGAAGAAACAACTATTGTTCCTGAAATCTGCCCTCAAGCTGTAATTGACTATTGTTCTCCGAAATCTCTAGACAGTGCTGCCTATTGGAAGTCCTATAAACATGGGGTGAGGATAGGGGATACATCCCTGAAAGCTAAGAAACACCTAGCTGCAATTGGATGGAAAATCTTTTTTGCTGGGAAGAAAGACAGAAAATTGCGATACTGTTCTCCTGAAGGAAAACTATTTGCCTCTCTTCGAAAAGCTTGCAGATGGTGCGCACAGAAGTGGGAAGCTGAAAGCCACTTACCAGAAAAAATGTCTTCTCCATCAACTGCTATGGAGTTCAAGAGTAACTCTTCACCTGCGAAAAACTCATGTGAGAAGTTACCAGTTGGGACATCTCCTATCTCATTGTTAAGGGAACCCCTTCAAAATGGTAAAGTCAAATTTTGTCGCATGACCAAACCAAGAAAGAAGAGAAAGCATGATGATGAAAAAGATATCCACATAAGTGGCTTGCCTGTATCAAAAGGAAAAAAATCTTGGCCTTCACTCAAAAAAGGAAATGGTATAGGACCTCATCCTTCGGCCTGTGTGATGCGATCAATCAAAAGAACTCGGCAGGCGGCTCCTTCTTCTTCCTCTCATAAAACATCTCGAACAGTTTTATCCTGGTTGATAGACAATAATGTGGTTCTGCCACGTACTAAGGTACTATATTGTGCAAAGAAGTATGGTAATCCAATAGCAGACGGGCAGATAACTCGTGAAGGAATCAAATGCAATTGCTGCCAAAACATTTATGGTCTTCGTAACTTTGAAACTCATGCTGGAAGCAGTTGTCACAGACCTTCAGCAAATATATTCTTAGAGGATGGAAGGTCTCTTCTTGAGTGCCAACTGCAGATGAAACGCAAACAGAGTTTAAAAAACACCAGGAAAGAACCACGTGCTGTGAAGAAGGGTAGCCGTTTTAGCACGAATGACTATATATGTTCCGTGTGTCATTATGGTGGTGAATTAATTCTATGTGATGAATGCCCTTCTTCATTTCATCCTGATTGTCTTGGAATGAAG GAGGTTCCAGATGGTGACTGGTTTTGCCCATCATGCTGTTGTAAAGTGTGTGGTGATAGTGGATTTGATACAAACAGAAACCACTTTACAGATAACAATGTTCTAATTTGTTGTCAGTGCGAGCATAAGT ATCATGTTCGGTGCGTTAAGGGTCCTGGAAAGCTGGATAATTATCCTGAAGGAAATTGGTTTTGCAACAAGAGCTGTGAGCTG ATATTTTTGGGTATGCATCATCTTTTGGGAAAGCCAGTTATAGTGGGGGATGACAACCTAACTTGGACACTGTTGAAGTATATAGAACCTGATGATTCTGTTTCTGATAACGTGGATTATGAGTCCAGCGTGGAGAATTATAGCAGACTTAGTGTTGCTTTGGATGTGATGCATGAATGTTTTGAACCTGTCAAAGAACCTCACACTAGGAGAGATATTGTAGAAGATGTTATCTTTAGTAGATG GTCAGAGCTAAACCGCTTAAATTTTCAAGGTTTTTACACTGTCCTTTTAGAAAGAAATGACGAACTGATTACAGTAGCGACTGTAAG GGTTTATGGAGAAAAGGTGGCAGAGATCCCTCTTGTTGCAACACAATTTCAGCATCGCCGACTTGGAATGTGTCGCATTTTAATGAATGAGCTCGAAAAG AAACTCATGGAATTAGGAGTTGAGAGGCTAGTTTTGCCAGCAGTTCCTGCTGTCCTAGACACGTGGACCGCTTCATTTGGTTTCTCAGTGATGAAAGAATCAGAGAGAGTAAACTTCTTGGATTACACTTTCCTTGATTTCCAGGGTACCATAATGTGTCAGAAGATCCTTCAAAAGAACCATTCTGTGGTGTCGAGTGTATTAACAG AAGCCCAGCAAACTCATTCTGACAATACAAACAACAAAGACAATGTTGACTTGGATGACAATACTGCTGTTTCAGAGGTATTCCAAGCGAAGCAAGTTGAGGGTTGTGCAACAGTGGACCAAGGATCTATGGAGTATGTTTC ATCAAAATCAACGGGAGCGATAGTTGTTGCTGTCTGTTGA
- the LOC104085902 gene encoding uncharacterized protein isoform X3: MAAENEERVLRKRKRKIDGGTHRKLGIDQKVEVRSVDDGFWGSWHVGAVIGCDDLVRQVKYDHLLSDDGSGNLVEFVTVSPMVDGVTPADQKPVHYRGLIRPLPPPCEFSRWHLHYGQCVDLFYQDAWWEGVIFDHEDCAVERKIYFPDMGDEMKAQVDKLRITQDWDEVTEEWEPRGSWMFLDVIDEIEHLHPLLVSVKQIWYEVQLKKDYENLKEWTSSLRGIWRNLVKEVVHDNTKLAIKQFFSELNSSQDFVERGRLLEVSEVTLEAKLNLETYFDNSNAPVTEATCKLDTAGMRPMDPNVSHLQPVVKQFVSKGFAPSKKDVQLCVNDVCRSVPLSQKEELSVSSHSFSVLPPPNDDFAGILSSTKGEPLTCTNFKRRRGRPTTKKKRFEGQPPADEPDFCPDAIAKYMPSMSSIKKFKKHLLFLGWKFELVMDYGIIRKRYIAPNGKICQSLGQVCQVLEESKSCELVPPVEQRNLYGSPDKSPCAARPPTRSEVPELPSPSEETTIVPEICPQAVIDYCSPKSLDSAAYWKSYKHGVRIGDTSLKAKKHLAAIGWKIFFAGKKDRKLRYCSPEGKLFASLRKACRWCAQKWEAESHLPEKMSSPSTAMEFKSNSSPAKNSCEKLPVGTSPISLLREPLQNGKVKFCRMTKPRKKRKHDDEKDIHISGLPVSKGKKSWPSLKKGNGIGPHPSACVMRSIKRTRQAAPSSSSHKTSRTVLSWLIDNNVVLPRTKVLYCAKKYGNPIADGQITREGIKCNCCQNIYGLRNFETHAGSSCHRPSANIFLEDGRSLLECQLQMKRKQSLKNTRKEPRAVKKGSRFSTNDYICSVCHYGGELILCDECPSSFHPDCLGMKEVPDGDWFCPSCCCKVCGDSGFDTNRNHFTDNNVLICCQCEHKYHVRCVKGPGKLDNYPEGNWFCNKSCELIFLGMHHLLGKPVIVGDDNLTWTLLKYIEPDDSVSDNVDYESSVENYSRLSVALDVMHECFEPVKEPHTRRDIVEDVIFSRWSELNRLNFQGFYTVLLERNDELITVATVRVYGEKVAEIPLVATQFQHRRLGMCRILMNELEKKLMELGVERLVLPAVPAVLDTWTASFGFSVMKESERVNFLDYTFLDFQGTIMCQKILQKNHSVVSSVLTEAQQTHSDNTNNKDNVDLDDNTAVSEVFQAKQVEGCATVDQGSMESRIF, from the exons ATGGCGGCAGAAAATGAAGAACGAGTCTTGAGGAAAAGAAAGCGCAAAATAGATGGAGGAACTCATCGGAAACTGGGTATTGATCAAAAAGTTGAG GTGAGGAGTGTTGATGATGGGTTTTGGGGTTCGTGGCACGTGGGTGCTGTGATTGGTTGTGATGATTTGGTTCGTCAAGTTAAATATGATCACCTTCTGTCAGATGATGGTTCTGGCAACTTGGTTGAATTTGTGACTGTTTCTCCTATGGTTGATGGGGTAACTCCCGCTGATCAAAAGCCAGTCCATTATCGTGGTCTAATTAGACCTTTGCCACCTCCATGTGAATTTAGCAGATGGCATTTACATTATGGACAGTGTGTAGATTTGTTTTATCAAGATGCCTGGTGGGAAGGTGTGATATTTGACCATGAAGACTGTGCTGTGGAACGGAAAATTTACTTTCCAGATATGGGTGATGAAATGAAGGCTCAAGTGGACAAACTGCGTATAACTCAAGACTGGGATGAGGTTACAGAAGAATGGGAGCCTCGTGGTTCTTGGATGTTTCTTGATGTGATTGATGAGATTGAGCATCTACACCCCCTTTTAGTCTCAGTCAAACAAATTTGGTATGAAGTGCAGCTGAAAAAGGATTATGAGAATCTTAAGGAGTGGACTTCATCTTTGAGAGGTATTTGGAGGAATTTGGTGAAGGAAGTTGTGCATGATAATACCAAGTTAGCTATCAAGCAATTTTTTTCTGAACTGAACTCCTCACAGGACTTTGTAGAGAGAGGTCGATTGCTGGAAGTTTCAGAAGTTACCCTTGAGGCTAAACTGAACCTTGAAACATATTTTGATAACTCGAATGCACCTGTTACTGAAGCCACTTGCAAATTAGATACTGCAGGCATGCGGCCGATGGATCCGAATGTTTCCCATCTTCAACCTGTTGTTAAGCAGTTTGTTTCAAAGGGTTTTGCGCCTAGCAAAAAGGATGTTCAATTGTGTGTTAATGATGTTTGTAGGTCAGTTCCTCTTAGCCAAAAAGAAGAACTGTCTGTATCATCTCATTCTTTCTCTGTTTTACCTCCGCCTAATGATGACTTTGCTGGTATTTTGTCCAGTACCAAAGGTGAACCACTGACTTGCACGAATTTTAAGCGTCGCAGGGGGAGACCTACTACAAAAAAGAAGAGATTCGAGGGGCAACCCCCGGCAGATGAACCTGACTTTTGCCCTGATGCAATTGCAAAGTATATGCCATCTATGTCCTCGATAAAAAAATTTAAGAAGCATCTCTTGTTTTTGGGCTGGAAATTTGAACTCGTAATGGATTACGGAATCATTAGGAAACGTTACATTGCTCCTAATGGAAAGATATGCCAGTCACTTGGTCAAGTTTGCCAGGTGTTGGAAGAGTCAAAATCTTGTGAGCTGGTTCCCCCAGTTGAACAAAGAAATTTATATGGATCACCTGATAAGTCTCCTTGCGCGGCAAGACCACCAACACGCAGTGAGGTGCCTGAATTGCCATCTCCTTCTGAAGAAACAACTATTGTTCCTGAAATCTGCCCTCAAGCTGTAATTGACTATTGTTCTCCGAAATCTCTAGACAGTGCTGCCTATTGGAAGTCCTATAAACATGGGGTGAGGATAGGGGATACATCCCTGAAAGCTAAGAAACACCTAGCTGCAATTGGATGGAAAATCTTTTTTGCTGGGAAGAAAGACAGAAAATTGCGATACTGTTCTCCTGAAGGAAAACTATTTGCCTCTCTTCGAAAAGCTTGCAGATGGTGCGCACAGAAGTGGGAAGCTGAAAGCCACTTACCAGAAAAAATGTCTTCTCCATCAACTGCTATGGAGTTCAAGAGTAACTCTTCACCTGCGAAAAACTCATGTGAGAAGTTACCAGTTGGGACATCTCCTATCTCATTGTTAAGGGAACCCCTTCAAAATGGTAAAGTCAAATTTTGTCGCATGACCAAACCAAGAAAGAAGAGAAAGCATGATGATGAAAAAGATATCCACATAAGTGGCTTGCCTGTATCAAAAGGAAAAAAATCTTGGCCTTCACTCAAAAAAGGAAATGGTATAGGACCTCATCCTTCGGCCTGTGTGATGCGATCAATCAAAAGAACTCGGCAGGCGGCTCCTTCTTCTTCCTCTCATAAAACATCTCGAACAGTTTTATCCTGGTTGATAGACAATAATGTGGTTCTGCCACGTACTAAGGTACTATATTGTGCAAAGAAGTATGGTAATCCAATAGCAGACGGGCAGATAACTCGTGAAGGAATCAAATGCAATTGCTGCCAAAACATTTATGGTCTTCGTAACTTTGAAACTCATGCTGGAAGCAGTTGTCACAGACCTTCAGCAAATATATTCTTAGAGGATGGAAGGTCTCTTCTTGAGTGCCAACTGCAGATGAAACGCAAACAGAGTTTAAAAAACACCAGGAAAGAACCACGTGCTGTGAAGAAGGGTAGCCGTTTTAGCACGAATGACTATATATGTTCCGTGTGTCATTATGGTGGTGAATTAATTCTATGTGATGAATGCCCTTCTTCATTTCATCCTGATTGTCTTGGAATGAAG GAGGTTCCAGATGGTGACTGGTTTTGCCCATCATGCTGTTGTAAAGTGTGTGGTGATAGTGGATTTGATACAAACAGAAACCACTTTACAGATAACAATGTTCTAATTTGTTGTCAGTGCGAGCATAAGT ATCATGTTCGGTGCGTTAAGGGTCCTGGAAAGCTGGATAATTATCCTGAAGGAAATTGGTTTTGCAACAAGAGCTGTGAGCTG ATATTTTTGGGTATGCATCATCTTTTGGGAAAGCCAGTTATAGTGGGGGATGACAACCTAACTTGGACACTGTTGAAGTATATAGAACCTGATGATTCTGTTTCTGATAACGTGGATTATGAGTCCAGCGTGGAGAATTATAGCAGACTTAGTGTTGCTTTGGATGTGATGCATGAATGTTTTGAACCTGTCAAAGAACCTCACACTAGGAGAGATATTGTAGAAGATGTTATCTTTAGTAGATG GTCAGAGCTAAACCGCTTAAATTTTCAAGGTTTTTACACTGTCCTTTTAGAAAGAAATGACGAACTGATTACAGTAGCGACTGTAAG GGTTTATGGAGAAAAGGTGGCAGAGATCCCTCTTGTTGCAACACAATTTCAGCATCGCCGACTTGGAATGTGTCGCATTTTAATGAATGAGCTCGAAAAG AAACTCATGGAATTAGGAGTTGAGAGGCTAGTTTTGCCAGCAGTTCCTGCTGTCCTAGACACGTGGACCGCTTCATTTGGTTTCTCAGTGATGAAAGAATCAGAGAGAGTAAACTTCTTGGATTACACTTTCCTTGATTTCCAGGGTACCATAATGTGTCAGAAGATCCTTCAAAAGAACCATTCTGTGGTGTCGAGTGTATTAACAG AAGCCCAGCAAACTCATTCTGACAATACAAACAACAAAGACAATGTTGACTTGGATGACAATACTGCTGTTTCAGAGGTATTCCAAGCGAAGCAAGTTGAGGGTTGTGCAACAGTGGACCAAGGATCTATGGA GTCAAGGATTTTCTGA